From the genome of Azospira restricta, one region includes:
- a CDS encoding phasin family protein, producing MTANNLDQLATAQKANAEVMMALMRTAFEGMEKLAALNMAASREFFNASVANTQQILAAKDAQELAKINATLSQPNVQKLMDYSRSVYDLVTQLQQEVTKVMDAQYSTFSKKASATIEKTSAQAPVGGDVFAAAMKSMLDATNQAFGNMQNMAKQMTEIADANLQAASSATAKAVGAGTTKKK from the coding sequence ATGACTGCAAACAATCTCGACCAACTCGCCACCGCCCAGAAAGCCAACGCCGAAGTGATGATGGCGCTGATGCGTACCGCCTTCGAGGGCATGGAAAAGCTGGCCGCGCTGAACATGGCCGCCAGCCGCGAATTCTTCAACGCCAGCGTCGCCAACACGCAGCAGATTCTCGCCGCCAAGGATGCGCAGGAGCTGGCGAAGATCAACGCCACGCTGTCGCAACCGAACGTGCAGAAGCTGATGGACTATTCGCGCAGCGTCTACGACCTCGTCACGCAGCTGCAGCAGGAAGTCACCAAGGTGATGGACGCGCAGTACAGCACCTTCTCGAAGAAGGCCTCGGCAACGATCGAAAAGACCTCGGCGCAGGCGCCGGTCGGCGGCGACGTCTTCGCCGCGGCGATGAAGTCGATGCTCGACGCGACCAACCAGGCCTTCGGCAACATGCAGAACATGGCCAAGCAGATGACCGAGATCGCCGACGCCAACCTGCAGGCCGCCTCCAGCGCCACCGCCAAGGCCGTCGGCGCCGGCACGACGAAGAAGAAGTAA
- the lptA gene encoding lipopolysaccharide transport periplasmic protein LptA, whose protein sequence is MKHTLISLAVISLTAATPALAEKADREKPINLEANRISVDEVKKVQIFEGNVVLTQGTLTIRADRIVVTQDADGFQKGVASGGPGGVARFRQKREGRDDYVEGEGERIEHDARNEKTEFFIRAWVKSGGDEVKGNYISYNALTEQYLVTSGVAADGKTPAKVEGGRVRAIIQPKGKNEGEAAKAEPLTLRPSGSLPTKE, encoded by the coding sequence ATGAAGCACACCCTGATCTCCCTCGCCGTGATTTCCCTGACGGCGGCGACGCCGGCGCTGGCCGAGAAGGCGGACCGCGAGAAGCCGATCAACCTGGAGGCCAACCGCATCAGCGTCGACGAGGTGAAGAAGGTGCAGATCTTCGAGGGCAACGTCGTGCTCACCCAGGGCACGCTGACGATCCGCGCCGACCGGATCGTCGTCACCCAGGACGCCGACGGCTTCCAGAAGGGCGTCGCCAGCGGCGGCCCCGGCGGCGTCGCCCGCTTCCGCCAGAAGCGCGAAGGCCGCGACGACTACGTCGAGGGCGAAGGCGAGCGCATCGAACACGACGCGCGCAACGAGAAGACCGAATTCTTCATCCGCGCCTGGGTGAAGAGCGGCGGCGACGAAGTGAAGGGCAACTACATCTCCTACAACGCGCTCACCGAGCAGTATCTGGTGACCTCCGGCGTCGCCGCCGACGGCAAGACGCCGGCGAAGGTGGAAGGCGGCCGCGTGCGCGCGATCATCCAGCCCAAGGGCAAGAACGAAGGCGAAGCCGCCAAGGCGGAGCCGCTGACGCTGCGCCCCTCGGGCAGCCTCCCGACGAAGGAATGA
- a CDS encoding EI24 domain-containing protein — MVEIFNALMRSLNNLQDRGIWLRLVGPAVVALVVWLALAFFALDWFVAELLEIPPLTWVAGWGALWLAKVLAWLGGWLAVFALAYLTAMLLAAIFVVPLLVNEIGAREYPDVARMGEDSFVAATGNSVLAAVGFIVGWIGTLPLWLIPGMGLVLPIYWLAWLNRRTFAYDALAAHATKEEWKALFEKHRGKLLLLGVLLGLLAHVPFVGLLAPAFGALAYVHYGLEALRRERDGAVLTLEKTQWERT; from the coding sequence GTGGTTGAAATCTTCAACGCGCTGATGCGCAGCCTGAACAACCTGCAGGACCGCGGCATCTGGCTGCGCCTGGTCGGGCCGGCGGTGGTCGCGCTGGTCGTCTGGCTGGCGCTGGCCTTTTTCGCGCTCGACTGGTTCGTCGCCGAACTGCTGGAGATTCCGCCGCTGACCTGGGTCGCCGGCTGGGGCGCGCTGTGGCTGGCCAAGGTGCTGGCCTGGCTCGGCGGCTGGCTGGCGGTGTTCGCGCTGGCCTACCTGACGGCGATGCTGCTCGCCGCGATCTTCGTCGTGCCGCTGCTGGTGAACGAGATCGGCGCCCGCGAGTATCCGGACGTCGCGCGCATGGGCGAGGACAGCTTCGTCGCGGCGACCGGCAACAGCGTGCTCGCCGCCGTCGGCTTCATCGTCGGCTGGATCGGCACGCTGCCGCTGTGGCTGATCCCGGGGATGGGGCTGGTGCTGCCGATCTACTGGCTGGCCTGGCTGAACCGGCGCACCTTCGCCTACGACGCGCTCGCCGCGCACGCGACGAAGGAGGAGTGGAAGGCGCTGTTCGAGAAGCATCGCGGCAAGCTGCTGCTGCTCGGCGTGCTGCTCGGCCTGCTCGCCCACGTGCCCTTCGTCGGCCTGCTGGCGCCGGCCTTCGGTGCGCTGGCCTACGTCCATTACGGGCTGGAGGCGCTGCGCCGCGAACGCGACGGTGCCGTCCTGACCCTCGAAAAGACGCAATGGGAGCGCACATGA
- a CDS encoding phasin family protein produces the protein MFATPEQFAAANKAAVESLLTLANTALASAERVAALNLNTARSVLEDGVSNTKALLGAKDVQEVISVQATLAQPNVEKAVAYSRSVYEISAQTQEEFAKVLESQFTEFQKTVAGLLDKAAKSAPAGSDVAVAAVKSAIAAANSAFDSMNKAAKQVAEIAEANVAAATNATVKAVGATAAAGKKKAA, from the coding sequence ATGTTCGCCACCCCGGAACAGTTTGCCGCCGCCAACAAGGCCGCCGTTGAATCCCTGCTGACCCTGGCCAACACCGCCCTGGCTTCCGCCGAGCGCGTCGCCGCCCTGAACCTGAACACCGCCCGCTCGGTGCTCGAAGACGGCGTGTCCAACACCAAGGCCCTGCTCGGCGCCAAGGACGTGCAGGAAGTGATCTCGGTGCAGGCCACGCTGGCCCAGCCGAACGTCGAGAAGGCCGTTGCCTACTCGCGCAGCGTCTACGAAATCTCGGCCCAGACCCAGGAAGAATTCGCCAAGGTTCTGGAATCGCAATTCACCGAGTTCCAGAAGACCGTCGCCGGCCTGCTGGACAAGGCTGCCAAGTCGGCCCCGGCCGGTTCGGACGTCGCCGTCGCCGCCGTCAAGTCGGCGATCGCCGCCGCCAACTCGGCCTTCGACAGCATGAACAAGGCCGCCAAGCAGGTCGCCGAGATCGCCGAAGCGAACGTCGCCGCCGCGACCAACGCCACGGTCAAGGCGGTCGGCGCCACCGCCGCCGCCGGCAAGAAGAAAGCCGCCTGA
- a CDS encoding competence/damage-inducible protein A: protein MKTFGAIVIGDEILSGKRLDRHFARLAELLGARGLRLSWVEYLGDERERLTATFRRTLAAGDVVFSFGGIGNTPDDHTRQAAAAALGVDLVVHPEGVAEARIRFGDELTPQRLQLVTFPAGARIIPNPFNRIPGFMAREHYFVPGFPQMAHPMVEWVLETFYRDQFRAAPVEKAFLLTGEGAYESALLDLMERIVADYPTLRLFSLPSIVGKERRHLELGVEGDPALVDRAMGEIRSEVERRGIRWAWRDAQS from the coding sequence ATGAAGACTTTCGGCGCAATCGTCATCGGCGACGAAATCCTTTCCGGCAAGCGCCTGGACAGGCATTTCGCCAGGCTCGCCGAGCTGCTCGGCGCGCGCGGGCTGCGCCTGTCGTGGGTCGAGTACCTCGGCGACGAGCGAGAGCGGCTGACCGCGACTTTCCGCCGCACGCTCGCCGCCGGCGACGTCGTCTTCTCCTTCGGCGGCATCGGCAACACGCCGGACGACCACACGCGGCAGGCCGCCGCGGCGGCGCTCGGCGTCGACCTGGTGGTCCATCCCGAGGGCGTGGCCGAGGCCAGGATCCGCTTCGGCGACGAGCTGACGCCGCAGCGCCTGCAGCTGGTGACCTTCCCGGCCGGCGCGCGGATCATCCCCAACCCGTTCAACCGCATTCCTGGCTTCATGGCGCGCGAGCACTACTTCGTGCCCGGCTTCCCGCAGATGGCGCACCCGATGGTCGAATGGGTGCTGGAAACCTTCTACCGCGACCAGTTCCGTGCGGCACCGGTCGAGAAGGCCTTCCTGCTGACCGGCGAGGGGGCCTACGAGAGCGCGCTGCTCGACCTGATGGAGCGCATCGTCGCCGACTACCCGACTCTGCGCCTGTTTTCGCTGCCGTCGATCGTCGGCAAGGAGCGGCGGCATCTGGAGCTGGGGGTGGAGGGCGATCCGGCGCTGGTCGACCGGGCGATGGGCGAGATTCGCAGCGAGGTCGAGCGACGCGGCATCCGCTGGGCCTGGCGCGACGCGCAGTCCTGA
- a CDS encoding KdsC family phosphatase — MDATARARKLRLMAFDVDGVMTDGSIYYTDSGSELKAFNALDGAGLKMLEKAGIAVAVITGRRAACVEVRARNLGLDRLHQGVHDKADCLRGILAELGLTADQAGFMGDDVMDLAVMGLCGFSVAPANAHEAVQRRATLVTRKEGGRGAVREACDFILAAQGRLDDVIAPWLPQ; from the coding sequence ATGGACGCCACCGCCCGCGCCCGCAAGCTGCGCCTGATGGCCTTCGACGTCGACGGCGTGATGACCGACGGCAGCATCTACTACACCGACAGCGGCAGCGAGCTGAAGGCCTTCAACGCGCTCGACGGGGCCGGCCTGAAGATGCTCGAGAAGGCCGGCATCGCGGTCGCCGTGATCACCGGCCGCCGCGCCGCCTGCGTCGAGGTGCGCGCGCGCAACCTCGGCCTCGACCGGCTGCACCAGGGCGTGCACGACAAGGCCGACTGCCTGCGCGGCATCCTTGCCGAGCTCGGCCTTACCGCCGACCAGGCCGGCTTCATGGGCGACGACGTGATGGACCTCGCGGTGATGGGCCTGTGCGGCTTCTCCGTCGCGCCGGCCAATGCCCACGAGGCGGTGCAGCGGCGCGCGACGCTGGTCACCCGCAAGGAAGGCGGCCGCGGCGCCGTGCGCGAGGCCTGCGACTTCATCCTCGCCGCGCAGGGCCGGCTGGACGACGTGATCGCGCCCTGGCTGCCGCAATGA
- the hrpA gene encoding ATP-dependent RNA helicase HrpA produces MRIELDDCLAADRRRLKALLRDLKSAPGAKKDKARADFTTLATKSAEIVQKRRARLPKPEYDEDLPVNTRRAEIAKLIAENQVLIVCGETGSGKTTQLPKICLELGRGTTGLIGHTQPRRIAARSTAARIAQELKTDLGGLVGYKIRFTERTIPETFVKLMTDGILLAETQGDPTLSQYDTLIIDEAHERSLNIDFLLGYLKTLLPKRPDLKLIITSATIDAERFAKHFNDAPVIEVSGRLFPVEVRYRPVETEEAEREDQRDLYDALVDACDELHREGPGDVLVFLPGEREIRDAAEALRKRHPPHTEILPLFARLSAEEQSRIFKPHTGRRIVLATNVAETSLTVPGIRYVVDTGLARVKRYSYRNKVEQLQVEKISQAAANQRAGRCGRVAAGICIRLYDEMGFKARPAFTDPEILRSSLAGVILRMKSLHLGDIEAFPFLEAPSSRAVADGYQLLQELNALDGDNALTGIGHGLAKLPLDPRIARMIVAARDGGCLKEVLVIAAALSVQDPRERPQEKQGTADAAHAKWADEKSEFLSWLKLWHWYENEIEHKKSQRKLVQICHANFLSANRMREWRDIHSQLHALIGEQGWKENTQPATYDAIHKALLTGLLGNLGCRSEDSMYFLGAHGIKFLVHPSSPLQKKIGRWLMASEITETTRLYARCIARIDPLWLEEVGAHLIRRSYFDPHWEQKAMQVAAWERSTLYGIVVNPKKRVNFGPMNPAEARAIFIRQGLVGGEINEDFARRWPFWQHNRKLIGEIESLEHKSRRPDVLVDDELIYAFYDHVIPEGIHNGADFDKWRKEAERENPKLLFLKREDLMRHEAAGVTTDAFPSQIKLGGVEYALSYHFEPGSPKDGVTLTVPLAHLNQVPALRCEWLVPGLLKEKVQQLVKTLPQKIRAKLVPVPEFAAEFADKVQPSDKGLVPALIAFIMETRGLNARGWAVTPDAFRPGELPAHLSMNFKLVDEHGRQLDMRRNLTELRGEWGGQAKAEFSEKHEAPSEFSGLTDWTFGELPELMEVEVGGQMLLGYPGLTDDGESVSLKVFDSPEEARAAHEKGLVRLFKIQFREQLKYFEKNLPGLPQMGIQAMGLMTVDELKQQLIDVVFARACLTAPLPQDEAQFRTRCAEAKSRLGLLSQEICRLVSLVLSEWQALTKKLPAFKAHAAAVKDIEAQAARLMGKRFVAATPFERLQHYPRYLKAAALRLDKLKADPARDARLMAEYAPLWTNYERRAGQLAKQGVVDENLEQFRWLLEELRVSLFAQELKTPTPVSTKRLQKTWEGLARG; encoded by the coding sequence ATGCGTATCGAACTCGATGACTGCCTCGCCGCGGACCGGCGGCGGCTGAAAGCCCTGCTGCGCGACCTGAAGTCGGCGCCGGGGGCGAAGAAGGACAAGGCGCGCGCCGATTTCACGACGCTGGCGACGAAGTCGGCCGAGATCGTGCAGAAGCGCCGCGCGCGGCTGCCGAAGCCGGAGTACGACGAGGACCTGCCGGTCAATACGCGGCGGGCCGAGATCGCCAAGCTGATCGCCGAAAATCAGGTGCTGATCGTCTGCGGCGAGACCGGTTCCGGCAAGACGACGCAGCTGCCCAAGATCTGCCTCGAACTCGGCCGCGGCACCACCGGCCTGATCGGCCACACGCAGCCGCGCCGCATCGCCGCGCGCTCGACGGCGGCGCGCATCGCGCAGGAGCTGAAGACCGACCTCGGCGGGCTGGTCGGCTACAAGATCCGCTTCACCGAACGGACGATCCCGGAAACCTTCGTCAAGCTGATGACCGACGGCATCCTGCTCGCCGAGACGCAGGGCGACCCGACGCTCTCCCAGTACGACACGCTGATCATCGACGAGGCGCACGAGCGCAGCCTGAACATCGACTTCCTGCTCGGCTACCTGAAGACGCTGCTGCCGAAGCGCCCGGACCTGAAGCTGATCATCACCTCGGCGACGATCGACGCCGAGCGCTTCGCGAAGCATTTCAACGACGCCCCGGTGATCGAGGTTTCCGGCCGCCTTTTCCCGGTCGAGGTGCGCTATCGCCCGGTCGAGACCGAAGAGGCCGAGCGCGAGGACCAGCGCGACCTCTACGACGCGCTGGTCGATGCCTGCGACGAGCTGCACCGCGAAGGGCCGGGCGACGTACTGGTCTTCCTGCCCGGCGAACGCGAGATACGCGACGCAGCGGAAGCCTTGCGCAAGCGCCATCCACCGCATACAGAGATATTGCCGCTGTTCGCCCGCCTCTCCGCCGAGGAGCAGTCGCGCATCTTCAAGCCGCACACCGGCCGCCGCATCGTGCTGGCGACCAACGTCGCCGAGACCTCGCTGACGGTGCCGGGGATCCGCTACGTCGTCGATACCGGCCTCGCCCGGGTCAAGCGCTACTCGTACCGCAACAAGGTCGAGCAGCTGCAGGTCGAGAAGATCTCGCAGGCCGCCGCCAACCAGCGCGCCGGCCGCTGCGGGCGCGTCGCCGCCGGCATCTGCATCCGCCTCTACGACGAGATGGGGTTCAAGGCGCGGCCGGCGTTCACCGATCCGGAAATCCTGCGCTCCTCGCTCGCCGGCGTGATCCTGCGCATGAAGTCGCTCCATCTCGGCGACATCGAGGCTTTCCCGTTCCTGGAAGCCCCGTCGTCGCGCGCCGTCGCCGACGGCTACCAGCTGCTGCAGGAGCTGAACGCCCTCGACGGCGACAACGCGCTGACCGGCATCGGCCACGGCCTCGCCAAGCTGCCGCTCGATCCGCGCATCGCGCGCATGATCGTCGCCGCCCGCGACGGCGGCTGCCTGAAGGAAGTGCTGGTCATCGCCGCGGCGCTCTCGGTGCAGGACCCGCGCGAGCGGCCGCAGGAGAAGCAGGGCACGGCCGACGCGGCACACGCCAAGTGGGCCGACGAGAAGTCGGAGTTCCTCTCCTGGCTCAAGCTGTGGCACTGGTACGAGAACGAGATCGAACACAAGAAGTCGCAAAGGAAGCTGGTGCAGATCTGCCATGCGAATTTCCTGTCGGCCAACCGCATGCGCGAATGGCGCGACATCCACTCGCAGCTGCATGCCTTGATCGGCGAGCAGGGGTGGAAGGAAAACACGCAGCCGGCGACCTACGACGCGATCCACAAGGCGCTGCTCACCGGCCTCCTGGGCAATCTCGGCTGCCGTTCCGAGGACTCGATGTACTTCCTCGGCGCGCATGGCATCAAGTTCCTGGTCCACCCCTCGTCGCCGCTGCAGAAGAAGATAGGCCGCTGGCTGATGGCGAGCGAGATCACCGAGACGACCAGGCTCTACGCGCGCTGCATCGCGCGCATCGACCCGCTGTGGCTGGAGGAAGTGGGCGCTCACCTGATCCGCCGCAGCTACTTCGATCCGCACTGGGAGCAGAAGGCGATGCAGGTCGCGGCTTGGGAGCGGTCGACGCTCTACGGCATCGTGGTCAACCCGAAGAAGCGCGTGAACTTCGGCCCGATGAACCCGGCCGAGGCGCGCGCGATCTTCATCCGCCAGGGGTTGGTCGGCGGCGAGATCAACGAGGACTTCGCCCGGCGCTGGCCGTTCTGGCAGCACAACCGGAAACTGATCGGCGAGATCGAGTCGCTCGAACACAAGTCGCGCCGGCCGGACGTGCTGGTGGACGACGAACTCATCTACGCCTTCTACGACCACGTGATTCCGGAAGGCATCCACAACGGCGCCGACTTCGACAAGTGGCGCAAGGAAGCCGAGCGCGAAAACCCGAAGCTGCTGTTCCTCAAGCGCGAGGACCTGATGCGGCACGAGGCGGCGGGCGTCACGACCGACGCCTTCCCGTCGCAGATCAAGCTCGGCGGCGTCGAGTACGCGCTCAGCTATCACTTCGAGCCGGGCTCGCCGAAGGACGGCGTGACGCTGACCGTGCCGCTGGCGCACCTCAACCAGGTGCCGGCGCTGCGCTGCGAGTGGCTGGTGCCCGGGCTCTTGAAGGAAAAGGTGCAGCAGCTGGTGAAGACGCTGCCGCAGAAGATCCGCGCCAAGCTGGTGCCGGTGCCCGAGTTCGCCGCCGAGTTCGCCGACAAGGTGCAGCCGTCCGACAAGGGCCTGGTGCCGGCGCTGATCGCCTTCATCATGGAAACGCGCGGGCTGAACGCGCGCGGCTGGGCGGTGACGCCCGACGCCTTCCGCCCCGGCGAGCTGCCGGCGCACCTGTCGATGAACTTCAAGCTCGTGGACGAGCACGGCCGCCAGCTCGACATGCGGCGCAACCTGACCGAGCTGCGCGGCGAATGGGGCGGGCAGGCGAAGGCGGAGTTTTCGGAGAAGCACGAGGCGCCGTCGGAGTTTTCCGGGCTGACCGACTGGACCTTCGGCGAACTGCCGGAGCTGATGGAGGTCGAGGTCGGTGGGCAGATGCTGCTCGGCTACCCGGGCCTGACCGATGACGGCGAGAGCGTGTCGCTGAAGGTCTTCGACTCGCCCGAGGAGGCGCGCGCCGCGCACGAGAAGGGGCTGGTGCGGCTGTTCAAGATCCAGTTCCGCGAGCAGTTGAAGTATTTCGAGAAGAACCTGCCCGGCCTGCCGCAAATGGGCATCCAGGCGATGGGGCTGATGACGGTCGACGAGCTGAAGCAGCAGCTGATCGACGTCGTCTTCGCCCGCGCCTGCCTGACCGCGCCGCTGCCGCAGGACGAGGCGCAGTTCCGTACGCGCTGCGCTGAGGCGAAGTCGCGGCTGGGGTTGCTCTCGCAGGAGATCTGCCGCCTCGTCAGCCTGGTGCTCAGCGAATGGCAGGCGCTGACGAAGAAGCTGCCGGCGTTCAAGGCACATGCAGCGGCGGTCAAGGATATCGAGGCGCAGGCGGCGCGACTGATGGGCAAGCGTTTCGTCGCCGCGACGCCGTTCGAGCGCCTGCAGCACTACCCGCGCTACCTGAAGGCGGCGGCGCTGCGCCTCGACAAGCTCAAGGCCGACCCGGCGCGCGACGCGCGGCTGATGGCCGAGTACGCGCCGCTGTGGACGAACTACGAGCGCCGCGCCGGGCAACTCGCCAAGCAGGGCGTGGTCGACGAGAATCTGGAGCAGTTCCGCTGGCTCCTGGAGGAATTGCGAGTGTCGCTGTTCGCGCAGGAGCTGAAGACGCCGACGCCGGTGTCGACGAAGCGCCTGCAGAAAACCTGGGAGGGCCTGGCCCGTGGTTGA
- the lptC gene encoding LPS export ABC transporter periplasmic protein LptC has translation MKTWSSAAFPLAVLTVLAGLTFWLVRATAFPDERNDGKDRHDPDYIISGMEIRKLTRDGELQYILKATEARHFPDDDATEIALPHLTYLNPKKPTMYLSAQRAHVSADGETVQLNDDVRVKRDPTPTRAALFGTMPDLTVQTEEETAYTASPVTFTQGASWLKGVGMHLDNKTQTYILESQATGQFESRKAKAKP, from the coding sequence ATGAAGACCTGGTCCAGCGCCGCCTTCCCGCTCGCCGTGCTCACGGTGCTCGCCGGACTGACCTTCTGGCTGGTCCGTGCCACCGCCTTCCCGGACGAGCGCAACGACGGCAAGGACCGTCACGATCCGGACTACATCATCAGCGGCATGGAAATCCGCAAGCTGACCCGCGACGGCGAACTCCAGTACATCCTGAAGGCGACCGAGGCCCGGCACTTCCCCGACGACGACGCGACCGAGATCGCGCTGCCGCACCTGACCTACCTCAACCCGAAGAAGCCGACGATGTACCTCAGCGCGCAGCGCGCCCACGTCAGCGCCGACGGCGAAACGGTGCAGCTCAACGACGACGTGCGCGTCAAGCGCGACCCGACGCCGACGCGCGCCGCGCTGTTCGGCACCATGCCGGACCTGACCGTGCAGACCGAGGAGGAAACGGCGTACACGGCGAGCCCGGTGACGTTCACGCAGGGCGCCTCGTGGCTCAAGGGCGTCGGCATGCATCTCGACAACAAGACCCAGACCTACATCCTCGAATCGCAGGCTACCGGCCAGTTTGAAAGCAGAAAGGCGAAAGCGAAGCCATGA
- a CDS encoding KpsF/GutQ family sugar-phosphate isomerase — MNQIQPSPKALDLARRVLRIEAEAVAALGDRIDGGFLAALALILNCHGRVIVSGMGKSGHIARKIAATFASTGTPAYFVHPAEASHGDLGMITRDDVLIALSNSGESEELMAIVPIFKRLGGKLIAMTGNSQSSLAREADAHLDAAVAEEACPLNLAPTASTTAALALGDALAVALLDARGFGAEDFARSHPGGALGRRLLTHVRDVMRESAPAVTPDAGVAAAILEISKGGIGMTAVVDAERRVVGIFTDGDLRRAFEKDLDLRALKVADVMTRNPRSIGPDKLAVEAVEMMEQFRINQLPVTDGDGRLLGALNMHDLFRAKVI; from the coding sequence ATGAACCAAATCCAGCCCTCGCCGAAAGCGCTCGACCTCGCCCGTCGCGTGCTGCGCATCGAGGCCGAGGCCGTCGCCGCGCTCGGCGACCGCATCGACGGCGGCTTCCTCGCCGCGCTGGCGCTGATCCTCAACTGCCACGGCCGCGTCATCGTCAGCGGCATGGGCAAGTCCGGCCACATCGCGCGCAAGATCGCGGCGACCTTTGCCAGCACCGGCACCCCGGCCTACTTCGTGCACCCCGCCGAGGCCAGCCACGGCGACCTCGGCATGATCACCCGCGACGACGTGCTGATCGCCCTCTCCAATTCCGGCGAGAGCGAGGAACTGATGGCCATCGTGCCGATCTTCAAGCGCCTCGGCGGCAAACTGATCGCGATGACCGGCAACTCCCAGTCCTCGCTCGCCCGCGAGGCCGATGCCCACCTCGACGCCGCCGTCGCCGAGGAGGCCTGTCCGCTGAACCTGGCGCCGACCGCCAGCACAACGGCCGCGCTGGCGCTCGGCGACGCGCTCGCCGTCGCCCTGCTCGACGCCCGCGGCTTCGGCGCCGAGGACTTCGCCCGCTCGCATCCCGGCGGCGCGCTCGGCCGCCGGCTGCTCACCCACGTCCGCGACGTCATGCGCGAGTCGGCGCCGGCGGTAACGCCGGACGCCGGCGTCGCCGCGGCAATCCTCGAAATCTCGAAGGGCGGCATCGGCATGACCGCGGTCGTCGACGCGGAACGGCGGGTCGTCGGCATTTTCACCGACGGCGACCTGCGCCGCGCCTTCGAGAAGGACCTCGACCTGCGCGCACTGAAGGTCGCCGACGTGATGACGAGGAATCCGCGCAGCATCGGCCCCGACAAGCTGGCGGTCGAGGCCGTCGAGATGATGGAGCAGTTCCGCATCAACCAGCTGCCGGTCACCGACGGCGACGGCCGGCTGCTCGGCGCGCTGAACATGCACGACCTGTTCCGGGCCAAGGTCATCTGA